The following is a genomic window from Flavobacterium crassostreae.
AGCGCAAACGGCATTTTATCAGCTTGACGGGAAAGAATAAATGAGTATAATTTGTGTTTTACAAAGTGATTTTGCAAATAAGAAAAATCTCGGATTTAAATCTTAAAACGGGATTTTATCAGCGTTACGTGAAAAATTAAAAAAGTGTGATTTGTTCTTTACAAAGTGAGTATCTAAATACAAAAATCTCGAATTTGAAGCAGAAATTTGTTTGTGTTTTTAGGTTTGTGAAGAAAAAACCAGCCCATAACAATCGTCTTAACTAATTTGCAGATTCTGTGGAATTACCGTTTTTAATTGTATATTCGTTTCGAAGAAAAATATCCGTATCTAAAGCCTGCAAACTGCATGAGGCGCGAAGACGTTGTATGCTATAATAATTCACAGGATGAAAATACTGCGAAATAATATAGTATTTATTTGTTATTTGTTAACTTTTAAGATAACTTTGTGCAATGGGCAGACAAATTATATTTTACGAAAATCATTTTATTAATTTCTTCCAAAAACAAGATGGAAAAGTCCAAGAGAAAATAAAATATGTTCTAGAGTTAATTAAACAAGTTGAAAAGGTTCCTGAGAAATTTTTAAAACATTTAACTGGAACAAATGGGCTTTATGAAATTAGAATTGAATATCAGTCAAATATTTATAGAATATTTTGCTGTTTTGACAAAGGAAAATTGGTTGTGCTTTTTAATGGTTTTCAAAAGAAAACTCAAAAAACGCCAAAAAATGAATTGGATAAAGCATTGATTTTAATGAATGAATATTTTCAACATAAAAACTAACAAAATGGAAAAATATAAAGGAATAACAACTTTTGACCAACTTATTGAGGTTGAACACGGAAAAATCGGAACTGAAAGTAGAAATAGTTACGAAGAAAAAACGCAGATGTTTATTATCAGTGAAATGCTGAAAGATGCTAGAAAAGAAGCAAAAATAACTCAAGAGCAATTAGCAGAAAAAACAGGAACTAAAAAAAGTTACATCTCGAGAATTGAAAACGGAAAAGGTAATATTCAACTTTCTACTTTAATTAGAATTTTTGAATTAGGACTAAATAAACGTATTGGGCTGACTTTTTTATAAATAAAATTACAGCATACAACAGCCATTTTGATATAGCTGGAATTTAGTGGAATTACCGTTTCGCATAAAATTTTCGTTAGGCATAAAATTTAGCGGTTACGAATTTCCAACCATCTCAAACTGGCGAAACGTTAGCCGTCAGTTTACCCAACGTCGCGTCCTAAAATAGGTTGACTAAAACTTAAACACCTTTAGCAACCAATGGAAACACCCGAAAATCAGCCCGTCCGAAGAAGAAACGGAAAACAAGTAAGTTTTGAATACAAACTTTCTGTAATTCAACAAATCAACAATGGACAAATTTCTTTAAATTACGCTTCTAAAAAATACGCTATTTCAAAAAGCACAATCGAATACTGGATGAAGAAACTAACCAATTACGAGCAAACCAATAAATCTATTAGCAAAGACGATGAAATTCGTTTGCTAAAAAATAAAATAGAAGATTTAGAGGGAATTAAAGCATTTCAACAAGAGGTAATCATTGAATTTGAGTCTGTTACTGGGGAGGAACTTTCAAAAAAGTACTTGCCCGATTGGTTAGCAAACGAAATTCAGAAAAAGAAGAAAAAGCTTTTAAAATAAAATGGATTTACGAATCAATCGGGATTAGTAAACAAGCTTATTATCAAAGAATTGAATCCTATAAAATCAAAGAAATACGCAATAACATTGTGATTGATTTGGTCTTGGAAATACGCGAAAGAATGCCAGGAACAGGAACAAGAAAACTCTTAGATCACTTAAAAGAAAAGTTTGTTCAACATAACATAAAAATGGGCAGAGATGCGCTGTTTGATTTGCTCAGAGTTAGAGGTTTATTCATAAAGAGAACCAAACGTTTTCACATCACAACGGACTCTAAACACTATTTTTACAAGTCTCCTAACCTACTCTATAACTTAGCAATAACACACGCTGAACAAGTTTTTGTTGCAGATATAACTTATGTAAAAACCGATGCAGGACATGCTTATTTAGCCTTGGTTACAGATGCCTATTCTCGAAAAATAATGGGTTGGTCATTAGAGAACAATATGCGGGTAGAAATGGTTAAAAACGCACTTAATATGGCTTATAAAAATTGTATTTTTAATCCTAAAAACATCATTCATCATAGCGATAGAGGCATACAATATTGCTGTCCAGACCATAGTGAATTTGCTGAAAACAAGGGGTTTATATTAAGTACAACGCACAAATATGACCCTTACGAAAATGCAATTGCAGAGCGTATTAACGGAATTTTAAAATATGAATTTGGACTAAAAAAAACAATTAAATCCATTCAAATAGCAAAAGCAATGACCAAAGAAGCTGTAGAAATTTACAATAACGAAAGAACTCATTGGAGTTTAGACTTAAAAACACCACAATCTGTTCATTTACAATACAATAAACAGAAAAATAAATCTTATAAAAAGACAAAAAAAATTGCTATTTAAACACCGATTTACTACTATTGTAATGCTATGTGAGGATGGAAACGAGCAATGCTGAGGAGCAACTCGAAGAGTGCCAAAACCATAGTCCAAGAAAATGAAGATGGCATTTTCAAAATGCCACTTCTTTAATCTTCATTTTTTTTGAAGAAAAAACTAAAAAAGTTATTCTAAAATTAAGCACATTATCTATGAAAAATACTAAATTTGATTTATTAAAAATAACTAACGATGTTGCGCTAGACCCTTGAATCCGCCTAAAAAGTTGATGAAATATACAATTAAAATCCCTAAACCTTGTAATGAAAATTGGAGTAAAATGACTCCAACAGAACGAGGTATGTTTTGTTTAAATTGTAGAAAAGAAGTAATCAATTACCAATATTATTCCGACAATCAACTTTTAAAAAGTTTAAATGAAAATGAAAAAATTTGTGGAAGGTTTTCACCCAATCAGATTGATAAAGAGTTAAGCTCATTACAAACAAATCGTTTTCGTCGAATTGGATTACTACTTGGTTTTTCATCTTTGTTTTTATCAATACCTGTTTATTCACAAAATGAAAAGTCAAAAACAGAAATTGTTGAAAATAAAACAGATGATGAACCGAAACAAAAAAGCTCAGACGAATATATTGAGTTTTACGGTAAAATAATGGATAAACCTAGAAATGACAATGAGAATAGCTACCCTATTCCAGGAGTTAACATTGTTCAAAAAGGCACAAAAAATATTGTACAATCAAATTTTGATGGAGACTTTAAAATCAAAATTCCAATTGAAGATTTTAAAGATAAAGTTGTTCTTGTCTTTAGTTATATTGGAATGGAAACAAAAGAAGAAGAAGTTTTTAAAACAAAAAACAACTTAAAAATAGAAATGATTTTAAGTGATGCTTTAATGGGAGAAGTTGTAATTTTCAAATATAAAAAAAGAAATATTTTTACAAGAATTGAAAATCTATTCAAGAAGAATACCAGCCACTAACACACGCTACAAGCAATTTGGGTATTAGGCTTAATTTGAAATTGGTTTTGTATTTGGAAGATTTGGCAAATCCGAATAATGGGCTTAATTTAGTCCCAAACTACTTGTAGCGCGGGGACGTTAGCGGCAACCTTAAGAAATGTAGCGTCCTAAAATAGGTTGCCTAAAATTTAAACACCTTTAGTAAACTATCAAACCCACCAAAAAAGAAAATGAAAAAAAACATTAAAATTCTATTATTAATTTTAGTAATGACAAAAGGGTTTAGTCAAAAAACGGAACTGAAAATTTGTCTGAATTCTGGATTGTTTCATTTTAGCGGAGAATCCGCCGAAGCGATTTCTCAATTTAATCTATCTAGTGATTCAAATTTAGGGTATACAAACAATCCATATGGAACAAAAAGTGGATTTAGTTATGGTTTATCGTTAAATTTACAAAGAGTAAATAAAATAAATTTAATTTTTGGAGTTAATACTGGCTTTCAGGCGAATAAGAGTAAAATAATAATAAATTCAGTATTTGGTTATGATGGGACTAATGCCTATAATAAATCTGTTATTGGACAAACATTTATTATAAATAGGTCGCTATTTACCAATCCATTTATTGGATATAGGTTTGAAATAAACAAAATTCCAATCGATATTGTAGGTGGAATAAATTTTGATTATATATTAAATACAAAAGAAATTGGAAATGCTAGAGATTCAAATAATATAAAATATTCAACATCAATCGACAGAAAAACAATAACTATTGACGTAAGTCCAAAAATTCAATTAGCAACCGAATTTAAAAAATTTGGGTTCATAATTGGTTATTCGACTGGTTTAGTTAATTATAGAGAAGGATTTGTTGGTGGAACCAATAATGTACATTCCAAAAATAGTAATTTTGGGATTACATACAAATTAAAATAAAAAGCCGCAAATAACAGCAATATGCAAGGTTTTGGGCTTAAAGCCAAAAAAACAAAACCCATGAAAAAATACATCCATTTTATAGTAGTACTAATTACAATAACGGCTTGTAATGCCCAAAGTCCGGTGTATGATATATCAGAACCTAGAAGAGGTAAGCCTCAAGGAACATATTACAAAGATATTAGTAGTGTACTCAATGGTTATGATGGTACTTACTTATACACCAACGGAAATACTTCTTTGAAAATCATTTTAAAAGAAAAAATAAAATCCTATGGCTACTATTATGAAGACCTTATAGTAGGAGAATTTCAATTTATAAAAAATGGTGTAGAACTCAACAATACACTGGCTAATATGAATGTAAACTATACTGACGAAGATGCAAATCATCTGATTACAGGTAATATGATTCTAACAGGAACTGAACTAGGATGTCCAGATTGTTCTCCTACAGAAAAACGACTTAGACTTAGTTTTGTAGATAACAAATCACCTAATATTGCGAGTATAGATATAAGAAAAACAATTGTAAATGGTAAAGAGGCTCTAAAAGTAGAAATTTGGTGGGACGGTATTGGTTCTCGCAAAGAGGGAGAAACACCTATTCCGGCAAGTTTGCACGCAGGTACCTATCTTATGATAAAACAATAATTTTGTAAAAGCCTACAAAAAAAATTAAAACTCATGACAAATAAAATAGCAGTATTCCTTTTTAATGGGTTTTCGGACTGGGAGATTTCCTATTTAACACCAGAGATTACAAAAAGTAAAAAATTAGAATTAATTTATTTTTCTAAAGATGGAAATCCAGTAACCTCCATGGGAGGGTTACAAATT
Proteins encoded in this region:
- a CDS encoding type II toxin-antitoxin system RelE/ParE family toxin → MGRQIIFYENHFINFFQKQDGKVQEKIKYVLELIKQVEKVPEKFLKHLTGTNGLYEIRIEYQSNIYRIFCCFDKGKLVVLFNGFQKKTQKTPKNELDKALILMNEYFQHKN
- a CDS encoding helix-turn-helix domain-containing protein encodes the protein MEKYKGITTFDQLIEVEHGKIGTESRNSYEEKTQMFIISEMLKDARKEAKITQEQLAEKTGTKKSYISRIENGKGNIQLSTLIRIFELGLNKRIGLTFL
- a CDS encoding helix-turn-helix domain-containing protein, which gives rise to METPENQPVRRRNGKQVSFEYKLSVIQQINNGQISLNYASKKYAISKSTIEYWMKKLTNYEQTNKSISKDDEIRLLKNKIEDLEGIKAFQQEVIIEFESVTGEELSKKYLPDWLANEIQKKKKKLLK
- a CDS encoding IS3 family transposase, with amino-acid sequence MVSKRNSEKEEKAFKIKWIYESIGISKQAYYQRIESYKIKEIRNNIVIDLVLEIRERMPGTGTRKLLDHLKEKFVQHNIKMGRDALFDLLRVRGLFIKRTKRFHITTDSKHYFYKSPNLLYNLAITHAEQVFVADITYVKTDAGHAYLALVTDAYSRKIMGWSLENNMRVEMVKNALNMAYKNCIFNPKNIIHHSDRGIQYCCPDHSEFAENKGFILSTTHKYDPYENAIAERINGILKYEFGLKKTIKSIQIAKAMTKEAVEIYNNERTHWSLDLKTPQSVHLQYNKQKNKSYKKTKKIAI
- a CDS encoding carboxypeptidase-like regulatory domain-containing protein, which gives rise to MKYTIKIPKPCNENWSKMTPTERGMFCLNCRKEVINYQYYSDNQLLKSLNENEKICGRFSPNQIDKELSSLQTNRFRRIGLLLGFSSLFLSIPVYSQNEKSKTEIVENKTDDEPKQKSSDEYIEFYGKIMDKPRNDNENSYPIPGVNIVQKGTKNIVQSNFDGDFKIKIPIEDFKDKVVLVFSYIGMETKEEEVFKTKNNLKIEMILSDALMGEVVIFKYKKRNIFTRIENLFKKNTSH
- a CDS encoding DUF6705 family protein, with translation MKKYIHFIVVLITITACNAQSPVYDISEPRRGKPQGTYYKDISSVLNGYDGTYLYTNGNTSLKIILKEKIKSYGYYYEDLIVGEFQFIKNGVELNNTLANMNVNYTDEDANHLITGNMILTGTELGCPDCSPTEKRLRLSFVDNKSPNIASIDIRKTIVNGKEALKVEIWWDGIGSRKEGETPIPASLHAGTYLMIKQ